The Euphorbia lathyris chromosome 2, ddEupLath1.1, whole genome shotgun sequence genome includes a window with the following:
- the LOC136217284 gene encoding palmitoyl-acyl carrier protein thioesterase, chloroplastic-like, with translation MASAACCSLIFNKNLNFQKIEKINTTFSSSSFSKIQCNKMKKLSCRAGTAMEEMQFVKSKSNDFRVGRLVEDGLVYCQNLTIKSFEIGFDRKATIAALMSYLQDSAINHGRITGIMADGHILGVTREMSKKDLIWVLSSLQIVVDRYPSWLDVVEVETWMYPLGKNGLGHDWVIRDRNTGDVLAQATSQFVLMNKKTRKLSKFSDKVREELAPHMMEYSTLILNNIIQKPSQLNINTADFSCTELKPGWNDLDANQHVNNVKYINWILESVPQPLMKHHKLYAMNLKFRKECNMDSVLQSLSKIITSNKNEVELEHLLLLENGHQIVRGSTLWKPINDLN, from the exons ATGGCTTCTGCTGCTTGTTGTTCTCTGATATTTAACAAAAATTTGAATTtccagaaaatagaaaaaatcaaTACTACattttcatcatcatcattctcGAAAATTCAGTGTAATAAGATGAAGAAATTGAGTTGCAGAGCAGGAACAGCAATGGAGGAAATGCAATTtgtaaaatcaaaatcaaatgaTTTTAGAGTTGGAAGATTGGTGGAAGATGGTCTTGTTTATTGTCAAAATCTTACTATTAAATCTTTTGAAATTGGCTTTGACAGAAAAGCTACCATTGCTGCTTTGATGAGTTATTTACAG GATAGTGCAATAAACCATGGAAGAATAACAGGAATAATGGCAGATGGTCATATTTTGGGTGTAACACGAGAAATGTCCAAAAAAGACTTGATTTGGGTCCTCTCTTCTTTGCAAATTGTCGTGGATCGATACCCTTCTTG GCTTGATGTTGTTGAAGTAGAGACATGGATGTATCCATTAGGTAAAAATGGACTAGGCCATGATTGGGTTATTCGTGATAGGAACACCGGTGATGTTTTAGCTCAAGCAACCAg TCAATTCGTGTTGATGAACAAAAAGACGAGAAAATTATCAAAGTTCAGCGACAAAGTCAGAGAAGAGTTGGCTCCTCATATGATGGAATATAGTACACTTattcttaataatattatcCAAAAGCCGTCACAACTTAATATTAATACAGCAGATTTTTCTTGTACAGAATTGAAA CCGGGATGGAATGACCTTGATGCTAATCAACATGTCAACAACGTCAAATACATTAATTGGATTCTTGAG AGTGTTCCTCAACCATTGATGAAGCATCACAAGCTCTACGCAATGAACTTGAAGTTTCGGAAGGAATGCAACATGGATAGTGTATTGCAATCTCTATCAAAAATCATTACAAGTAATAAGAATGAAGTAGAGTTGGAGCATTTGCTTCTTCTTGAAAATGGACATCAAATAGTTAGAGGAAGCACGTTATGGAAACCAATAAATGATCTTAATTAA
- the LOC136219087 gene encoding protein S40-7, whose protein sequence is MENRYGIRKQGSGIWKSLRDGDFEEDDVWDVLTVRESTKKEAKIGKSKEGPISAARMIPRASSGFSSSSNSSSNETKMIQQSAPLNIPDWSQIPKRRPKKAYDNDENTDADDDDEEEEEEEEEESDYSYKLPPHEVISRRLARSQISSFSVFEGVGRKLKGRDLSMVRNAVLVRTGFLESP, encoded by the coding sequence ATGGAGAATAGATATGGTATAAGGAAGCAAGGAAGTGGCATATGGAAATCCCTAAGAGATGGGGattttgaagaagatgatgtttGGGATGTTTTAACAGTAAGAGAGAGTACTAAAAAAGAGGCAAAGATTGGGAAATCCAAAGAAGGCCCAATTTCAGCAGCAAGAATGATACCTAGAGCAAGTAGTGGTTTTAGCAGCAGCAGCAATAGTTCATCTAATGAGACCAAAATGATTCAGCAATCAGCACCTCTTAACATTCCTGATTGGTCACAGATTCCCAAAAGGAGACCCAAAAAAGCATATGATAATGATGAGAATACTGatgctgatgatgatgatgaagaagaagaggaagaggaggaggaagagagtgaTTACAGCTATAAATTGCCTCCACATGAAGTGATATCTAGAAGGTTAGCAAGGAGTCAGATTTCTTCATTTTCAGTGTTTGAAGGAGTGGGGAGGAAACTTAAAGGGAGGGATCTTAGTATGGTTAGGAATGCTGTTTTGGTCAGAACTGGCTTTCTTGAATCTCCatga